From Alphaproteobacteria bacterium, the proteins below share one genomic window:
- a CDS encoding nuclear transport factor 2 family protein, which yields MDATAMLRQFCDAVERKDGAGLAALFTEDGVYHDVFYGAFKGRARIAELIHDFFYRTADSFRWDMHDPVFDGRTLYARYTFSYRSKLPEAKGARAMFEGVAIMRIENGLIAEYHEVANTATGFVDMNFAPERIAKLVARQGRELKARPEMARHLA from the coding sequence ATGGACGCGACCGCGATGCTGCGGCAGTTCTGCGACGCGGTGGAGCGCAAGGACGGCGCCGGCCTGGCGGCGCTGTTCACCGAGGATGGCGTCTATCACGACGTGTTCTACGGCGCTTTCAAGGGTCGCGCGCGGATCGCCGAGCTGATCCACGACTTCTTCTACAGGACCGCCGACAGCTTCCGCTGGGACATGCACGATCCGGTGTTCGACGGCCGCACGCTCTATGCGCGCTACACCTTCAGCTACCGCTCGAAGCTGCCCGAAGCGAAGGGCGCGCGGGCGATGTTCGAGGGCGTGGCGATCATGCGCATCGAGAACGGCCTGATCGCCGAGTACCACGAGGTCGCCAACACCGCGACCGGCTTCGTCGACATGAACTTCGCGCCCGAGCGCATCGCCAAGCTCGTCGCACGCCAGGGCCGCGAGCTGAAGGCGCGGCCCGAGATGGCGCGGCATCTGGCTTAG
- a CDS encoding type 1 glutamine amidotransferase, which produces MHIGILEPGVTPDDLLDAHGTMPEMAERLFGALDPSLRFSTWRVVDGVFPESVTATDGWLVMGSKHGVYEDLPWMRTLKDFLRRAIAADVPVVGICFGHQILAEAMGGKVVKSERGWGCGVHRYSLSDGGEIAIAAMHQDQVIEVPPDAAVIATSEFCPVAGLDYGGRALSFQPHPEFDDAFVRDLVASRRAFSIPAPVADVALASIGGPTDRERLGRRIIDFFRGRQVAREAA; this is translated from the coding sequence ATGCATATCGGTATCCTCGAACCGGGCGTGACGCCTGATGACCTTCTCGACGCCCACGGCACCATGCCAGAGATGGCTGAGCGCCTGTTCGGCGCGCTCGATCCGTCATTGCGCTTCAGCACCTGGCGCGTCGTCGACGGCGTCTTCCCCGAATCGGTGACCGCCACCGACGGCTGGCTGGTGATGGGCTCCAAGCACGGCGTCTACGAGGACCTGCCGTGGATGCGCACGCTCAAGGATTTCCTGCGCCGGGCGATCGCCGCCGACGTGCCGGTGGTCGGCATCTGCTTCGGCCATCAGATCCTCGCCGAGGCCATGGGTGGCAAGGTGGTGAAGTCCGAGCGCGGCTGGGGCTGCGGCGTGCACCGCTACAGCCTGAGCGACGGCGGCGAGATCGCCATCGCCGCCATGCACCAGGACCAGGTGATCGAGGTGCCGCCCGATGCCGCCGTGATCGCCACGTCGGAGTTCTGCCCGGTGGCGGGCCTCGACTACGGCGGCCGCGCGCTCTCCTTCCAGCCGCATCCGGAGTTCGACGACGCCTTCGTCCGCGATCTCGTGGCCAGCCGGCGCGCGTTCTCGATTCCGGCGCCCGTCGCCGACGTGGCGCTGGCCAGCATCGGCGGTCCGACGGACCGCGAGCGACTCGGGCGGCGGATCATCGACTTCTTCCGCGGCCGGCAGGTCGCAAGGGAGGCTGCCTAA